The Sorangiineae bacterium MSr11367 genome window below encodes:
- a CDS encoding NAD-dependent protein deacetylase has product MSSTIEALVAALRGRKVAVLTGAGVSTESGIPDYRSPDSLARARRPIQGPEFVRSAPLRRRYWARAMVGWEHFRLARPGRAHMALAQLEARGIVSRVITQNVDRLHRVAGSQDVIELHGALAEVICLDCGSLEDRDALQARMRTLNTGWLDGPTPIAPDGDAELPDDMVARFQVPDCLPCGGVLKPRVVFFGHNVERPIVERAYATVDEADVLLIAGTSLAVFSGYRFLVRAANRGIPIAIVNRGPVRGEERATLKIEASTGETLAALESALSTAA; this is encoded by the coding sequence ATGAGTTCGACGATCGAAGCATTGGTGGCAGCATTGCGCGGGCGCAAGGTCGCCGTGTTGACGGGCGCCGGCGTGAGCACCGAATCGGGGATTCCCGATTATCGAAGTCCCGATTCCCTGGCACGGGCACGGCGGCCCATTCAGGGCCCCGAATTCGTTCGCTCCGCACCGCTTCGCCGGCGCTACTGGGCCCGCGCCATGGTCGGCTGGGAGCACTTTCGATTGGCCCGTCCGGGACGCGCACACATGGCGCTCGCGCAGCTCGAGGCACGCGGAATCGTGAGCCGCGTCATCACGCAGAACGTGGACCGGTTGCATCGCGTCGCGGGGAGCCAGGACGTCATCGAGCTGCACGGGGCTCTGGCGGAGGTCATCTGCTTGGATTGCGGAAGCCTCGAGGATCGCGACGCCCTGCAGGCGCGCATGCGTACGCTCAACACGGGATGGCTCGACGGTCCCACGCCGATCGCCCCCGACGGCGATGCCGAGCTTCCGGACGACATGGTGGCACGCTTCCAGGTGCCCGATTGCCTCCCATGCGGCGGCGTGCTCAAGCCGCGGGTCGTCTTCTTCGGCCACAACGTGGAGCGGCCCATCGTCGAACGGGCGTACGCCACCGTCGACGAGGCCGACGTGCTTCTCATCGCGGGGACATCGCTCGCGGTCTTCTCCGGCTACCGCTTTCTCGTGCGCGCCGCCAACCGCGGCATCCCCATCGCAATCGTGAACCGCGGCCCCGTCCGCGGTGAGGAGCGCGCCACATTGAAGATCGAGGCCAGCACCGGGGAAACCCTGGCCGCGCTCGAATCGGCACTAAGCACCGCCGCGTAA
- a CDS encoding FadR family transcriptional regulator, which translates to MPIRTVENQRLYRQIADQLTALIATGEFAHGSRLPSERDLAVQLGVSRPSVREALIALEIEGKVEVRVGAGIFVAAPRPVAVADPSNEAPGPFEHLRARWLLEGEIAAEAAKNARPEDLVPIRASVQEMQNRVRKSVDTEESDRAFHCGIARATHNSALVPVVQHLWDLGRGAIWKRMEHHFQTHELRNAALEDHRAILDMLEASDARGARAAMRHHLDRVAREFSRHWDLLQETETTTTPLVSAKKNRGSQQR; encoded by the coding sequence ATGCCGATACGAACCGTCGAAAACCAGCGTCTCTATCGGCAAATCGCCGATCAGCTCACCGCGCTGATCGCGACGGGGGAGTTCGCGCACGGCTCGCGCCTTCCCTCCGAGCGGGATTTGGCCGTGCAGCTCGGTGTATCGCGCCCTTCCGTGCGTGAGGCGCTCATCGCGCTGGAAATCGAGGGGAAGGTGGAAGTGCGTGTGGGGGCCGGTATTTTCGTGGCCGCTCCGCGTCCGGTCGCCGTGGCCGATCCGTCGAACGAGGCGCCCGGGCCCTTCGAGCACCTGCGCGCGCGCTGGCTGCTCGAGGGGGAGATCGCTGCCGAGGCAGCGAAAAATGCTCGCCCGGAGGATCTCGTCCCCATTCGCGCGAGCGTGCAGGAGATGCAGAACCGCGTCCGGAAGAGCGTCGACACCGAGGAGTCCGACCGCGCCTTTCACTGCGGCATCGCCAGAGCGACGCACAACAGCGCGCTGGTTCCCGTCGTGCAGCATCTCTGGGACCTCGGCCGCGGCGCCATTTGGAAGCGCATGGAGCACCACTTCCAGACGCACGAACTGCGCAACGCCGCGCTGGAGGACCACCGCGCCATTTTGGACATGCTGGAGGCGTCGGATGCGCGCGGTGCACGCGCGGCCATGCGGCACCACTTGGATCGCGTTGCTCGCGAATTCAGCCGGCACTGGGACCTGCTGCAAGAAACCGAAACGACGACGACCCCGCTCGTTTCGGCCAAGAAGAACAGAGGATCGCAACAACGATGA
- a CDS encoding AAA family ATPase: MQAVIFVGIQASGKSTFFRERFADSHVRINMDMLRTRHREELLLRACIEGQQRFVADNTNPTIEERSRYIVPAKRAGFRITGYYFTAPIDEALRRNATRDAPQRIPEIAIRGTRNRLVLPSLAEGFDELFHVRPDATGGFFLENWVDEVR, translated from the coding sequence ATGCAGGCCGTCATCTTCGTCGGCATCCAGGCCTCGGGAAAATCGACCTTCTTCCGCGAGCGCTTCGCCGACTCGCACGTGCGCATCAACATGGACATGCTGCGCACCCGGCACCGCGAAGAGCTCTTGCTGCGCGCCTGCATCGAAGGCCAACAGCGCTTCGTCGCCGACAACACGAACCCCACCATCGAGGAACGCAGCCGCTACATCGTGCCCGCCAAACGCGCAGGCTTCCGCATCACCGGCTACTACTTCACCGCCCCCATCGACGAGGCCCTCCGCCGCAACGCCACCCGCGACGCCCCCCAGCGCATCCCCGAAATAGCCATCCGCGGCACCCGCAACCGCCTCGTCCTCCCTTCCCTCGCCGAAGGCTTCGACGAATTATTCCACGTCCGCCCCGACGCCACCGGCGGCTTTTTCTTGGAGAACTGGGTCGACGAAGTTCGATGA
- a CDS encoding sugar kinase codes for MSLTIRPKTNCRFDLVALGEVMLRLDPGEGRVHTARTFRAWEGGGEYNVARGLKRCFRLDTAIVTALADNPVGRLVEDLMFQGGVDVSHVRWFPYDGVGRAIRNGLNFTERGFGVRGGLGCSDRGHTAVSQLAPGQVDWERIFGQQGARWFHTGGIFAALSETSAALAEEAMVAAKKHGVVVSYDLNYRESLWKGIGGKERAQKVNRSLARYVDVMIGNEEDFTAALGFEVEQTDETYSTLEIESFERMIHKVSAAYPNLSLIATTLRQAKTASKNDWGAVCFYEGRLFAAPQRVDLEIYDRIGGGDSFASGLIYGFLQNKGPQWSVECGAAHGALAMTTPGDTSMATLAEVEKAMKGLGARVER; via the coding sequence ATGAGTCTGACCATTCGACCCAAGACGAATTGCCGTTTCGACCTCGTGGCGCTGGGAGAAGTCATGCTCCGCCTCGACCCGGGGGAGGGGCGCGTCCACACGGCGCGCACGTTCCGGGCCTGGGAAGGGGGAGGGGAATACAACGTGGCGCGGGGGCTCAAACGCTGTTTCCGTCTGGATACCGCGATTGTGACCGCGCTGGCGGACAATCCCGTGGGGCGGCTGGTCGAAGATTTGATGTTCCAGGGCGGTGTCGACGTATCCCACGTCCGTTGGTTTCCCTACGATGGCGTGGGTCGTGCGATCCGCAATGGCTTGAACTTCACCGAGCGCGGTTTCGGCGTGCGCGGAGGGCTCGGTTGCTCGGACCGCGGCCACACCGCGGTGAGCCAGCTTGCACCGGGCCAGGTGGATTGGGAGCGCATCTTCGGGCAGCAAGGCGCGCGCTGGTTTCACACCGGGGGCATCTTCGCGGCGCTCTCGGAAACGAGTGCCGCGCTGGCCGAGGAAGCGATGGTGGCGGCGAAGAAGCATGGCGTCGTCGTTTCCTACGACTTGAACTACCGCGAATCCCTGTGGAAGGGCATCGGCGGCAAGGAGCGGGCGCAAAAGGTCAATCGCTCGCTCGCGCGCTACGTCGACGTGATGATCGGCAATGAGGAAGACTTCACCGCGGCCTTGGGCTTCGAGGTCGAGCAAACCGACGAGACGTATTCTACGTTGGAAATCGAGTCGTTCGAGCGAATGATTCACAAGGTCTCCGCGGCGTATCCCAACTTGTCGCTGATTGCGACGACGTTGCGGCAGGCGAAGACCGCGAGCAAGAACGATTGGGGCGCGGTTTGCTTCTACGAGGGCCGGCTGTTCGCGGCGCCGCAACGAGTGGACCTGGAGATTTACGATCGCATCGGCGGGGGCGATTCGTTTGCCTCCGGGTTGATCTACGGGTTTTTGCAAAACAAAGGACCGCAATGGTCCGTCGAATGCGGTGCCGCCCACGGTGCACTGGCCATGACCACGCCGGGCGATACGTCGATGGCGACGTTGGCCGAGGTGGAGAAGGCGATGAAAGGGCTCGGCGCGCGCGTCGAAAGGTAA
- the uxaC gene encoding glucuronate isomerase — MTTNGLLSNDRLFPPDPTERAIARRLYEQVRALPIVSPHGHTDPAWFANDEPFPDPAQLLIIPDHYIFRMLYSQGISLESLGVPGRKGNTGERDPRKIWRLFAENWYLFRGTPSRMWLTHALNQVFGISERLTPVSADRIYDRIAECLRLPEYRPRALFEKFGIEVLATTESPLDPLAHHQKIRESGWSGRVITAYRPDPVVDPEYDGFRDNVAQLGQITGEDTTNWKGYLNALANRRHYFASFGATSTDHGHPTAATFSLSLSECESLFRKAIQGQLAGPEAERFRGQMLTEMARMSIDDGLVMQIHPGSYRDHNPSVYQGFGKDKGADIPTRTDYVRALKPLLERFGNDPRLSLIVFTLDETTYSRELAPLAGHYPAMKVGPAWWFFDSPEGMRRYRESVTETAGFYNTVGFNDDTRAFLSIPARHDVARRVDCAFLSKWVAEHRLDEDDAAELAVDLAYNLAKRAYKL; from the coding sequence ATGACGACCAACGGACTTCTCTCGAACGACCGGCTCTTTCCCCCCGACCCCACGGAGCGGGCCATCGCCCGCCGCCTCTACGAGCAGGTGCGTGCGCTTCCCATCGTGAGCCCGCACGGCCACACCGACCCGGCGTGGTTTGCCAACGACGAGCCGTTCCCCGATCCGGCGCAGCTGCTCATCATTCCGGATCATTACATCTTCCGTATGCTCTACAGCCAGGGCATCTCCCTCGAATCCCTCGGGGTGCCGGGCCGGAAGGGAAACACCGGAGAGAGAGACCCGCGCAAGATATGGCGCCTCTTCGCGGAGAATTGGTACCTATTCCGCGGCACGCCCTCGCGCATGTGGCTGACCCATGCCCTGAACCAAGTCTTTGGCATCTCCGAGCGCCTGACACCGGTGTCCGCCGACCGTATTTACGATCGCATCGCCGAGTGCCTGCGCCTTCCCGAGTACCGCCCGCGCGCTCTGTTCGAAAAGTTCGGCATCGAGGTGCTGGCCACGACGGAGTCGCCGCTCGATCCGCTGGCGCACCACCAGAAGATTCGCGAATCGGGTTGGTCCGGCAGGGTCATCACTGCCTACCGTCCCGATCCGGTGGTGGACCCGGAATACGATGGATTCCGCGACAACGTGGCGCAGCTGGGCCAGATCACCGGGGAAGATACGACGAACTGGAAGGGCTATTTGAATGCGCTGGCGAACCGCCGGCACTATTTTGCCTCGTTCGGTGCCACGTCGACCGATCATGGGCACCCCACCGCCGCCACGTTCTCGCTTTCCCTTTCCGAGTGCGAATCCTTGTTCCGCAAAGCCATCCAAGGGCAGCTCGCCGGGCCGGAGGCGGAGCGCTTCCGCGGGCAGATGCTCACGGAAATGGCACGCATGAGCATCGATGATGGGCTGGTGATGCAGATTCATCCCGGCTCGTACCGGGATCACAATCCGTCCGTGTACCAGGGCTTCGGGAAGGACAAGGGCGCGGACATTCCGACACGCACCGATTACGTGCGTGCACTCAAGCCGCTGCTCGAGCGGTTCGGGAACGACCCGCGCCTTTCGCTCATCGTGTTCACCTTGGACGAGACCACGTATTCGCGTGAGCTGGCGCCGCTCGCCGGTCACTATCCGGCCATGAAGGTGGGCCCGGCGTGGTGGTTCTTCGACAGCCCGGAAGGGATGCGGCGCTACCGCGAAAGCGTGACGGAAACGGCGGGATTCTACAACACGGTCGGCTTCAACGACGATACGCGCGCCTTCCTATCGATCCCGGCACGCCACGACGTAGCACGGCGCGTCGATTGCGCCTTCCTGTCCAAATGGGTCGCCGAGCACCGTCTCGACGAAGACGACGCCGCCGAACTGGCCGTCGACCTCGCCTACAACCTGGCGAAACGCGCCTACAAGCTTTAG
- a CDS encoding multicopper oxidase domain-containing protein, whose product MLVGGIGAGLISGCSSDGDSQDGDSTFTGGGGNDSPPPLEDRDFATPLVVPATLTPLATAAAADADAYHLTIKPGTAQMKPGRATPIVGFNGIFPGPTIIATRGRPTQVTQTNAWNERVTVHNHGHKVAAESDGHPVDYITPGTSKVYTYPNDQPGGTFWYHDHTMDVTGRHVYGGLAGFYIIHDPAEDALNLPSGAYDVPLLLQDKTFNANNTTVFDERAIGAGFHGDTAVVNGVVNPFHEVATRKYRFRLLNGANAREWQLRFLVAGSSTPLPFKVIASDGGLLAAPVNTTTLSMAPGERYDIVVDFANIPVNTRVTMANTASSQSRDDDDRRGGGGGGGGRGRDIPSLMQFVVARQEADTSTVPAKLANITRYKETDAKSRANVSLSFNNGDWGMNGRSYDPGRIDLTSKLDTVTIWTLKNDSGLMHPFHKHLVEFNVLDINGQPPPPEMRGLKDTVAVPGRGTARIIFKNEGFTGTYVFHCHKLEHEDHRMMLQEGVTR is encoded by the coding sequence ATGTTGGTAGGGGGGATTGGTGCTGGCCTCATTTCCGGCTGCTCCAGCGACGGCGATTCCCAAGATGGAGATAGTACGTTTACGGGCGGTGGTGGGAACGATTCACCCCCTCCCCTGGAGGATCGTGATTTCGCCACCCCACTCGTCGTGCCGGCGACACTGACGCCATTGGCCACCGCAGCGGCCGCTGACGCTGACGCCTACCATCTGACCATCAAGCCGGGGACTGCGCAGATGAAACCCGGTCGGGCGACGCCCATCGTCGGATTCAATGGCATCTTCCCCGGCCCCACGATCATCGCCACACGCGGGCGGCCCACCCAGGTAACGCAAACGAACGCGTGGAACGAGAGGGTGACTGTTCACAATCACGGGCACAAGGTCGCCGCCGAAAGCGACGGGCACCCCGTCGATTACATCACACCGGGCACGTCGAAGGTCTACACGTATCCCAACGACCAACCCGGAGGGACCTTCTGGTATCACGATCATACGATGGATGTGACGGGGCGCCACGTTTACGGCGGCCTCGCGGGCTTTTACATCATTCACGATCCGGCGGAAGACGCGCTCAATCTGCCATCGGGCGCGTACGACGTACCGCTCTTGCTGCAGGACAAGACGTTCAACGCCAACAACACGACGGTATTCGACGAGCGAGCCATCGGTGCGGGCTTTCATGGAGATACGGCCGTGGTCAACGGTGTCGTCAATCCGTTTCACGAAGTGGCCACTCGAAAATACCGTTTTCGCCTACTGAACGGCGCCAACGCTCGCGAGTGGCAATTGCGATTCCTCGTCGCCGGCTCGAGCACACCCCTTCCCTTCAAAGTCATCGCCTCGGACGGTGGATTGCTGGCCGCGCCGGTCAACACCACGACCTTGTCCATGGCCCCCGGCGAACGCTACGACATCGTGGTCGACTTCGCGAACATCCCAGTCAACACGCGAGTCACCATGGCCAATACGGCCTCGTCGCAGTCTCGCGACGACGATGACCGTCGTGGTGGCGGTGGCGGTGGCGGTGGCCGCGGCCGGGACATTCCCTCGCTGATGCAATTCGTCGTGGCACGCCAGGAAGCCGACACGAGCACGGTGCCCGCCAAGCTGGCCAACATCACGCGGTACAAAGAAACCGATGCCAAGTCTCGTGCAAACGTCTCATTGAGCTTCAACAACGGCGATTGGGGCATGAACGGCCGCTCCTACGATCCGGGGCGCATCGATCTGACGTCCAAGCTCGATACCGTGACGATTTGGACCCTGAAAAACGATTCGGGCTTGATGCACCCGTTCCACAAGCACCTGGTCGAATTCAACGTTCTCGACATCAACGGCCAGCCGCCCCCTCCCGAGATGCGTGGCCTCAAGGACACCGTGGCGGTGCCCGGAAGGGGTACGGCGCGCATCATCTTCAAGAACGAAGGGTTCACCGGCACGTACGTGTTCCACTGCCACAAGCTGGAACACGAAGATCACCGGATGATGCTTCAAGAGGGCGTCACTCGGTAA
- a CDS encoding AAA family ATPase: MTSLLRLSRKGTVPPDAVHRFPFVVPAIRTLDTLDLRAPVTFFVGENGSGKSTLLEAMACVTELPSLGSDDAGADETLAPQRELAGDLRLAWSRRSRRGFFLRAEDFFGYLRRQARNDARVLREKLELEGLFTDDGGDASTTRHVDERFAARHVGRYDARSHGESFIELFTERVQSGGLYLLDEPEAPLSPKRQLEFLRIVRRATKADAQFIIATHSPILLACPGARIFSFDETPIRAVAYDALEHVRVTRDFLSDPAKHLEDP; encoded by the coding sequence ATGACCAGCCTTCTTCGATTGTCGCGCAAAGGGACGGTGCCTCCCGACGCCGTACACCGTTTCCCGTTCGTCGTGCCGGCGATTCGTACGCTCGACACACTGGATCTCCGTGCGCCGGTCACGTTCTTCGTCGGCGAGAATGGCTCGGGCAAATCGACATTGCTCGAGGCGATGGCCTGCGTGACCGAGCTTCCATCGTTGGGCAGCGACGACGCTGGCGCCGACGAAACACTCGCGCCCCAGCGCGAGTTGGCCGGTGATTTGCGCCTCGCGTGGAGCCGGCGCTCGCGCCGTGGTTTTTTCCTTCGGGCCGAGGACTTCTTCGGGTACCTGCGGCGGCAGGCCCGCAACGACGCACGTGTCCTGCGCGAAAAGCTCGAGCTCGAGGGTCTGTTCACGGACGACGGCGGCGACGCCTCGACCACGCGGCACGTCGACGAACGCTTCGCGGCGCGCCACGTTGGACGCTACGATGCGCGCTCGCACGGGGAAAGCTTCATCGAGCTATTCACGGAGAGGGTGCAATCGGGCGGCCTGTATTTGCTCGACGAGCCCGAGGCACCCCTGTCGCCAAAGCGCCAGTTGGAGTTTCTGCGGATCGTCCGACGCGCGACGAAAGCCGACGCGCAGTTCATCATCGCAACGCACTCGCCCATTCTCCTGGCATGCCCCGGCGCGCGCATCTTCAGCTTCGACGAAACGCCCATCCGCGCCGTCGCCTACGATGCGTTGGAGCACGTGAGGGTCACCCGCGACTTCCTGAGCGATCCGGCGAAGCACCTCGAAGACCCCTGA
- a CDS encoding glucose 1-dehydrogenase: protein MSVQDQATSGRVDGLRLNGRVAVVLGGTTGIGRALSLGLADAGADVVASARRPEPVEEVAAEIERRGGRTLRVTADVGKRPSLENLLEEAVKAFGKVDILINCAGKTKRTPTLDVSEEEWNDILATNLTGTLRACQVFGRHMLQRGYGRIINIASISTFVALYETAAYNASKAAVGSLTKTLAIEWGSRGVLVNAIAPGVFRTDLNQALLDGTERGREFGVRNPMKRFGRVEELAGAAVFLASDAASFVNGEILVVDGGVLASGVNQ, encoded by the coding sequence ATGAGTGTACAGGACCAAGCAACGTCAGGTCGTGTCGATGGTTTGCGCCTGAACGGGCGCGTGGCCGTGGTTTTGGGGGGAACGACGGGGATTGGAAGGGCCCTGAGTTTGGGCTTGGCCGACGCAGGGGCCGACGTCGTCGCCTCGGCCCGGCGACCCGAGCCCGTGGAGGAAGTCGCGGCGGAGATCGAGCGGCGTGGTGGTCGCACGCTCCGTGTGACGGCGGACGTGGGGAAGCGTCCATCGCTCGAGAACTTGCTCGAGGAGGCGGTGAAGGCGTTTGGCAAAGTCGATATTTTGATCAATTGCGCCGGGAAGACCAAACGGACTCCCACGCTCGATGTGAGCGAGGAAGAATGGAATGATATTCTGGCCACCAACCTCACGGGGACCCTCCGTGCCTGTCAAGTGTTCGGACGGCATATGCTGCAGCGCGGCTATGGACGCATCATCAACATTGCGTCAATCTCGACGTTCGTCGCACTGTATGAGACGGCCGCGTACAATGCGAGCAAGGCCGCCGTGGGCTCCCTCACCAAGACGTTGGCCATCGAGTGGGGATCGCGCGGCGTGTTGGTAAATGCCATTGCGCCCGGAGTTTTCCGTACCGATTTAAATCAGGCCTTGCTCGACGGAACGGAGCGCGGTCGCGAATTCGGCGTTCGCAATCCAATGAAGCGATTTGGAAGGGTGGAGGAGCTCGCTGGGGCCGCCGTCTTTCTCGCATCGGACGCGGCCAGCTTCGTCAACGGCGAGATCCTCGTCGTCGATGGGGGCGTTTTGGCGAGTGGTGTTAATCAATAG
- a CDS encoding altronate dehydratase family protein has protein sequence MSSSPLLKLHPRDDVLIAKVRLPAGTVVETEEGPVPLAQTIGAGHKVAYRARAMGEPVHRYGQVIGLCTAPIHPGEHVHVHNLRAVAFPRGERPADPARTIAARATPEPTRFFEGYLRPDGRVGTRNYVAILSTVNCSATVSHRVRDHFRDVSRDYPNVDGVIALTHKSGCGLVSGGDDHATLERVLAGYAHHPNIAAYVVIGLGCEVAQAAPMAQRHRLSLLDSGRAPPIIGIQQHGGTRKAITAAIEAISQLLPLANFARRTTRSASDLILATNCGGSDGYSGITANPALGAAVDELVRLGGTAVLSETTEIFGAEHLLMARAESEAVARKLQERVDWWKAYLALHGADVGSNPSPGNMAGGISTIAEKSLGGIAKGGTTPLVDVVEYAERITKKGFVYMDTPGYDPVSVTGLVAGGANMVCFTTGRGSVFGSRPVPSLKLASNSALFQHMEDDMDIDCGVVLDGTPVEEVGRRILDEVLAVASGKKTKSELAGMGEAEFAPWMRGPTL, from the coding sequence ATGAGTAGTTCGCCTTTGTTGAAACTCCACCCGCGCGACGACGTGCTCATCGCCAAGGTTCGATTGCCCGCCGGCACCGTGGTGGAGACGGAAGAGGGTCCTGTTCCGCTGGCGCAGACCATTGGAGCCGGGCACAAGGTGGCATACCGGGCACGTGCGATGGGGGAGCCGGTTCATCGCTACGGACAGGTCATCGGTTTGTGCACGGCGCCCATCCATCCGGGCGAACACGTTCACGTGCACAACCTTCGTGCGGTGGCCTTTCCCCGTGGCGAGCGGCCGGCCGACCCCGCGCGCACGATCGCGGCGCGTGCCACGCCAGAGCCCACGCGCTTCTTCGAGGGATACCTGCGCCCCGATGGGCGCGTGGGCACGCGCAACTACGTGGCGATTCTCTCCACGGTCAACTGCTCGGCCACGGTCAGCCATCGCGTGCGGGACCACTTTCGCGACGTTTCGCGCGACTACCCCAACGTGGACGGTGTGATTGCATTGACCCACAAGAGCGGCTGCGGGCTCGTCTCCGGCGGGGACGATCATGCGACGCTCGAGCGAGTGCTGGCCGGCTATGCGCACCATCCGAACATCGCGGCCTACGTGGTCATCGGCCTTGGCTGCGAGGTCGCACAGGCCGCCCCCATGGCCCAGCGACACCGCCTGTCGCTGCTCGACTCTGGACGCGCGCCGCCCATCATCGGTATTCAGCAACACGGCGGAACACGAAAGGCGATAACCGCCGCCATCGAGGCCATTTCGCAATTGTTGCCCCTGGCCAATTTCGCACGCCGCACCACGCGGTCCGCCAGCGATTTGATCCTGGCCACGAATTGCGGCGGCTCCGACGGATACTCGGGGATCACCGCCAACCCTGCCCTCGGCGCGGCCGTGGACGAATTGGTGCGACTCGGCGGGACGGCCGTCCTTTCGGAGACGACCGAGATCTTCGGCGCCGAGCACTTGCTCATGGCGCGCGCCGAAAGCGAAGCCGTCGCCCGAAAGCTGCAAGAGCGCGTCGATTGGTGGAAAGCCTATTTGGCCTTGCACGGCGCCGACGTGGGCAGCAATCCATCGCCCGGCAACATGGCCGGTGGCATCAGCACCATCGCCGAAAAGTCGTTGGGCGGAATCGCCAAGGGCGGGACGACTCCCCTGGTCGATGTCGTCGAGTACGCGGAGCGAATCACGAAGAAGGGATTCGTCTACATGGATACACCGGGCTACGATCCCGTCTCCGTCACCGGCCTGGTCGCCGGCGGCGCGAACATGGTGTGCTTCACCACGGGGCGCGGCTCCGTCTTCGGAAGCAGGCCGGTTCCTTCGTTGAAGCTGGCGAGCAACTCGGCGTTGTTCCAGCACATGGAGGACGACATGGACATCGACTGCGGCGTGGTGCTCGATGGCACCCCCGTGGAAGAAGTGGGTCGGCGCATCCTCGACGAAGTTCTCGCCGTCGCGTCGGGAAAGAAGACCAAGAGCGAATTGGCCGGCATGGGGGAGGCGGAATTCGCCCCGTGGATGCGCGGCCCCACCCTCTAA
- the eda gene encoding bifunctional 4-hydroxy-2-oxoglutarate aldolase/2-dehydro-3-deoxy-phosphogluconate aldolase, with protein MKKRIVDRIIETGIVPVIRAPSAELATLAIDAVRAGGIDVIEVTMTVPGAVPLIESLVSRYGDKVVIGAGTVLDAETARACTLAGAAFVVSPIVDEAIVASCRTYGVPVLPGALTPTEIMRAVRAGADMVKVFPCGAMGGASYIRSIKAPLPNVHLVPTGGVSEKTAGDFIRAGASAIGVGADLVDIEKLRAGDSNAVTEAARRYVAAVKAAREA; from the coding sequence ATGAAAAAGCGAATCGTCGATCGAATCATCGAAACAGGCATCGTCCCGGTCATTCGCGCCCCGTCGGCGGAATTGGCTACCCTTGCGATCGATGCGGTGCGCGCCGGCGGCATCGACGTCATCGAGGTGACCATGACGGTCCCCGGTGCCGTTCCGCTCATCGAGTCGCTGGTGAGCCGCTACGGTGACAAAGTGGTCATCGGCGCGGGCACGGTGCTGGACGCCGAGACGGCACGCGCGTGCACCTTGGCGGGTGCGGCGTTCGTGGTGAGCCCCATCGTGGACGAGGCCATCGTGGCGTCGTGCCGCACGTACGGTGTCCCCGTGCTGCCGGGCGCACTCACGCCGACCGAGATCATGCGCGCGGTGCGCGCCGGTGCGGACATGGTGAAGGTCTTCCCCTGCGGAGCGATGGGCGGGGCAAGCTACATCCGCTCGATCAAGGCACCGTTGCCCAACGTGCACCTGGTGCCGACGGGCGGCGTCTCCGAGAAGACCGCCGGCGACTTCATCCGCGCGGGGGCCAGCGCCATCGGCGTGGGCGCCGACCTGGTCGACATCGAGAAGCTCCGCGCGGGCGACTCCAATGCGGTGACCGAGGCGGCCCGCCGCTACGTTGCCGCCGTCAAAGCGGCGCGCGAAGCATAA
- a CDS encoding redoxin domain-containing protein, producing MPTVQGLAAVIGRRGLLPIATGALVLLGVPLFLALDRHLPPPWRERPLPFELVAVLGAAIAIVYARRAPRQQLVAFGCAIASSVNAGIVIGYLRFGYHQLPRPPAAFPIGTHMQPLTLADQNGANVDVSGAKSPVLLVVFRGAWCPSCRAELDRLAQQVPRFASTGIRVYGISTDPPDALLHLQQSQKLPFSLLSDPEQKATTLCGTSMHCLLLFDRRDMLRWGGYSETWRDPPRYEEVLQAAYHLL from the coding sequence ATGCCCACTGTGCAAGGGCTGGCGGCTGTGATTGGGCGGCGTGGGCTACTTCCCATTGCGACGGGAGCACTCGTTCTCCTGGGCGTGCCATTGTTCTTGGCACTCGACCGACACCTGCCGCCGCCCTGGCGCGAGCGCCCGCTCCCCTTCGAGCTGGTGGCGGTGCTCGGCGCGGCCATCGCCATCGTGTATGCCCGACGCGCGCCACGGCAGCAGCTCGTGGCCTTCGGATGCGCCATTGCATCCAGCGTCAATGCGGGCATCGTCATTGGCTATCTCCGATTCGGTTACCATCAGCTTCCCCGCCCGCCTGCAGCATTTCCCATCGGCACGCACATGCAGCCGCTCACGTTGGCCGACCAAAATGGGGCGAATGTCGATGTGTCGGGTGCCAAAAGCCCAGTATTGCTGGTGGTCTTTCGCGGCGCGTGGTGCCCTTCCTGCCGCGCGGAGTTGGACCGGCTCGCGCAGCAGGTACCGCGCTTCGCATCGACGGGCATTCGCGTTTATGGCATCAGCACCGATCCGCCGGATGCACTCTTGCACTTGCAGCAATCGCAGAAGCTGCCCTTCTCCTTGCTCTCGGACCCGGAGCAAAAGGCGACCACCCTTTGTGGGACGTCCATGCACTGTCTGCTGTTGTTCGATCGTCGGGACATGCTGCGATGGGGCGGATACAGCGAAACTTGGCGCGACCCGCCGCGGTACGAGGAAGTACTCCAAGCCGCGTATCACCTACTCTAA